From a single Vibrio toranzoniae genomic region:
- a CDS encoding potassium/proton antiporter, with product MDAITINHLFLTGAVLISISVLFSPVSSRLGIPILLIFLFVGMLAGEDGLGGIKFDDYSLTYLVSNLALAVILLDGGMRTKVASFKVAFWPSLSLATVGVACTATLTGLMAAWLFDLSFMQGILVGAIVGSTDAAAVFSLLKGQSLNERVGSTLEIESGTNDPMAVFLTVTLIALLGNPDADMGGAFLLKSFVMQFGIGIIVGVGGGWVLWKSINRVQLADGLYSILVLSGGIALFAFSNMLGGSGILSIYLVGLFIGNRPTRSRHSILNVLDGMTWLSQIVMFLVLGLLVTPSTLMDIAVPALVLAFGMILFARPVSVWLGLLPFRNFTTKERWFVSWVGLRGAVPIILAVFPMMAGLPNAQLYFNIAFFVVMVSLIVQGGSLMKVARLAQVTLPPTPTPISRTGIEIYPTSEWEMFVYKLKDEKWCIGEPLKRLSMPEGTRITALFRQDVLLHPSGSTVLEANDILCVLGQDKDLGSLSQLFSEAPLAEETARFFGDFFLDVSLSITAVSDWYGIELGSEEEREMTLKQLVEQELGVYPVLGDSFEWHDINWVVAEVNDYQVVKLGLCLPKTTLEKDISEA from the coding sequence TTGGACGCAATAACTATCAACCACTTGTTTTTAACTGGTGCAGTATTAATCTCCATCAGTGTGCTTTTCTCACCAGTGTCCTCTCGATTGGGCATTCCTATTCTTTTGATATTTCTGTTTGTTGGTATGTTAGCGGGTGAAGATGGACTCGGTGGCATTAAGTTCGATGATTATTCACTGACATACTTGGTGAGTAACCTTGCGCTTGCCGTAATTCTTCTTGATGGCGGTATGAGAACCAAAGTTGCGAGTTTCAAAGTGGCTTTTTGGCCATCACTCTCGTTGGCAACCGTAGGGGTAGCATGTACTGCAACCTTAACGGGTCTAATGGCAGCTTGGTTATTTGACCTTTCGTTTATGCAGGGGATTTTGGTCGGAGCGATTGTCGGTTCAACCGATGCTGCTGCGGTATTTTCTTTGTTGAAAGGGCAGAGTCTCAATGAGCGTGTGGGTTCAACACTAGAGATCGAATCCGGCACTAACGATCCAATGGCGGTCTTTCTGACGGTGACTTTAATCGCACTGTTGGGCAACCCAGATGCCGATATGGGGGGAGCTTTCCTACTCAAAAGTTTTGTAATGCAGTTTGGTATAGGCATTATTGTCGGAGTTGGCGGTGGTTGGGTTCTGTGGAAATCAATTAATCGAGTGCAACTGGCTGATGGTCTTTATTCTATTTTAGTGCTCAGTGGTGGCATTGCTCTGTTTGCATTCTCTAACATGCTCGGCGGCAGCGGGATTTTATCGATTTACCTCGTAGGTCTGTTCATCGGAAATCGCCCGACTCGCTCTCGACATTCTATTCTCAATGTTCTTGATGGAATGACGTGGTTAAGCCAGATCGTGATGTTCTTGGTGTTGGGTTTATTAGTGACACCATCGACGTTGATGGACATAGCAGTACCGGCACTTGTGCTTGCTTTCGGTATGATTTTGTTTGCTCGTCCAGTGTCTGTTTGGTTGGGTTTATTGCCGTTCAGAAACTTTACCACCAAAGAGCGTTGGTTTGTTTCTTGGGTTGGTTTACGTGGCGCAGTCCCGATCATTTTAGCGGTTTTCCCGATGATGGCTGGTCTGCCAAATGCGCAGCTGTATTTCAATATCGCCTTCTTCGTGGTGATGGTTTCGTTGATTGTTCAAGGTGGTAGCTTGATGAAAGTTGCTCGATTAGCTCAGGTGACGCTACCACCAACGCCGACACCTATCTCTCGTACGGGTATTGAGATCTACCCTACCAGTGAGTGGGAGATGTTTGTTTACAAGCTGAAAGACGAAAAGTGGTGTATTGGCGAACCTCTAAAGCGTTTGTCTATGCCTGAAGGGACGCGAATTACCGCACTATTTCGACAAGATGTCTTGCTTCACCCATCGGGCAGTACAGTATTAGAGGCCAATGATATTCTGTGCGTATTGGGCCAAGATAAAGACTTAGGTAGTTTAAGCCAGCTATTCAGTGAAGCTCCGTTAGCCGAAGAAACGGCACGATTTTTTGGTGATTTCTTCCTGGATGTTAGCTTATCAATTACTGCGGTAAGTGACTGGTATGGTATTGAGCTTGGCTCGGAAGAAGAGCGAGAAATGACGCTAAAACAGTTAGTAGAACAAGAGCTTGGTGTATATCCAGTATTGGGTGACAGCTTTGAGTGGCATGACATTAATTGGGTGGTCGCTGAGGTCAATGATTATCAAGTCGTCAAGCTGGGCTTATGTTTACCAAAGACGACTTTAGAAAAGGATATTAGCGAAGCCTA
- a CDS encoding sodium:solute symporter family protein yields MDIQTWTFILVGITFAVYIGIAIWARAGSTSEFYVAGGGVHPVANGMATAADWMSAASFISMAGIISFVGYDGAVYLMGWTGGYVLLALCLAPYLRKFGQFTVPDFIGERYYSKTARMVAVFCAIFVSFTYVAGQMRGVGVVFSRFLEVDINLGIIIGMGIVFFYAVLGGMKGITYTQVAQFCVLIFAFLVPAIFTSIMMTGNPLPQVGMGSTITGTDVYLLDKLDGLTEELGFTAYTEGNKSTVDVFFICAALMVGTAGLPHVIIRFFTVPKVRDARISAGWALLFISLLYTTAPGVAAFARVNMIETINGPDMQGVTAVDAPSWYKNWESTGLVGWEDKNGDGKMFYSGDERNEMNINRDIIVLASPELAKLPNWVVALLAAGGLAAALSTAAGLLLVISTSISHDLLKKGFRPNMTDKQELLAARLAAMVAIVGAGYLGINPPGFVAQVVAFAFGLAAASFFPAIILGIFYKKMNKEGAIAGMLTGIAFTASYIIYFKFINPTASTPENWWFGISPEGIGTLGMCLNFVVSIAVNKVTAEVPEDVQEMVESIRYPKGAGEAHDH; encoded by the coding sequence ATGGATATTCAAACGTGGACGTTTATTCTCGTCGGTATTACTTTTGCAGTATATATCGGCATCGCAATCTGGGCTCGTGCAGGGTCAACCAGTGAATTCTACGTTGCTGGCGGTGGTGTACACCCGGTAGCAAACGGCATGGCAACTGCCGCTGACTGGATGTCGGCAGCATCATTCATCTCAATGGCAGGTATCATCTCATTCGTTGGCTACGACGGTGCGGTTTACCTAATGGGTTGGACAGGTGGTTATGTACTACTGGCGCTATGTTTAGCACCTTACCTACGTAAGTTCGGTCAGTTTACGGTTCCTGATTTTATCGGTGAACGTTACTACTCGAAAACAGCGCGTATGGTTGCGGTATTCTGTGCAATCTTCGTATCGTTTACGTACGTTGCAGGCCAAATGCGTGGTGTGGGCGTTGTATTCTCTCGTTTCCTAGAAGTCGACATTAACCTAGGTATCATCATTGGTATGGGTATTGTGTTCTTCTACGCAGTACTGGGTGGCATGAAAGGCATCACTTATACGCAGGTAGCTCAATTCTGTGTCCTCATTTTCGCCTTCCTTGTCCCTGCTATCTTTACTTCAATCATGATGACGGGTAACCCGCTACCACAAGTTGGCATGGGTTCGACGATCACAGGTACTGATGTTTACCTACTTGATAAACTGGATGGCCTCACCGAAGAGCTCGGATTTACCGCCTATACCGAAGGTAACAAGAGCACTGTCGACGTCTTCTTCATCTGTGCGGCTCTAATGGTTGGTACAGCCGGTCTTCCACACGTAATCATTCGTTTCTTCACGGTACCAAAAGTACGTGATGCACGTATCTCAGCGGGTTGGGCTCTACTGTTCATCTCATTGTTATACACAACAGCACCAGGCGTTGCAGCCTTCGCTCGTGTAAACATGATCGAGACAATCAACGGCCCAGACATGCAAGGTGTCACCGCAGTAGACGCGCCAAGCTGGTATAAAAACTGGGAAAGCACTGGCCTAGTGGGCTGGGAAGACAAGAATGGCGATGGCAAAATGTTCTACTCGGGCGATGAACGAAACGAGATGAATATTAACCGTGACATCATTGTACTGGCTTCTCCAGAGCTAGCAAAACTACCAAACTGGGTTGTAGCACTACTGGCCGCTGGTGGCCTAGCAGCCGCACTATCAACAGCCGCTGGTCTACTATTGGTAATCTCAACGTCGATTTCACATGACTTGTTGAAGAAAGGCTTCAGACCAAACATGACCGACAAGCAGGAGCTGTTAGCCGCTCGTTTGGCCGCCATGGTCGCGATTGTGGGTGCCGGTTACTTAGGCATTAATCCACCAGGCTTCGTAGCTCAGGTAGTAGCATTTGCCTTCGGCCTTGCCGCCGCATCTTTCTTCCCTGCCATCATCCTAGGTATCTTCTACAAGAAGATGAACAAGGAAGGCGCGATTGCGGGTATGTTGACGGGTATCGCCTTTACGGCAAGCTACATCATCTACTTCAAGTTCATTAACCCTACAGCAAGCACACCTGAAAATTGGTGGTTTGGTATCAGCCCTGAAGGCATCGGTACGCTAGGTATGTGTCTAAACTTCGTCGTATCAATTGCAGTGAATAAAGTGACAGCTGAAGTTCCTGAAGATGTACAAGAGATGGTTGAGTCTATCCGCTACCCTAAAGGTGCTGGTGAAGCTCACGACCACTAA
- a CDS encoding DUF4212 domain-containing protein, giving the protein MAFESTEHAQAYWKENLGIMGTLLATWFAVSYGAGILFVDALNTVQFGGFKLGFWFAQQGSIYTFVALIFIYVVRMNALDKKYNVQED; this is encoded by the coding sequence ATGGCGTTCGAATCTACGGAACATGCTCAAGCCTACTGGAAGGAAAACTTGGGGATTATGGGAACACTGCTCGCGACCTGGTTCGCAGTGTCTTACGGCGCTGGCATCTTATTTGTGGATGCCCTTAACACCGTTCAGTTTGGCGGGTTCAAGCTCGGCTTTTGGTTCGCTCAACAAGGTTCGATATACACCTTCGTTGCGCTGATATTTATTTACGTTGTCCGCATGAACGCGCTCGACAAAAAATACAACGTACAGGAAGACTAG